Proteins from a genomic interval of Lolium perenne isolate Kyuss_39 chromosome 1, Kyuss_2.0, whole genome shotgun sequence:
- the LOC127343030 gene encoding uncharacterized protein: MEAYEDQLDESLARNPRVDMEELAVYTMDDGHLEQGAVVARLITDANDGYRKLALSRKILLDMYIKGKYGTLEAQFWRKSVQSQKNDLEYIIDSLEKSKKNFRPMPTVFLTMPELLPKEKKH, translated from the exons ATGGAGGCTTACGAAGATCAGCTGGATGAATCTCTGGCTCGTAACCCGAGGGTTGACATGGAG GAGCTTGCCGTTTATACCATGGATGATGGGCACTTGGAGCAGGGTGCAGTTGTGGCACGTCTTATCACTGATGCAAATGACGGCTACAGGAAGTTGGCTCTCTCTCGCAAGAT ATTACTCGACATGTACATCAAGGGGAAGTATGGCACCCTGGAGGCTCAGTTTTGGCGCAAGAGCGTGCAATCGCAGAAGAATGACCTCGAGTACATCATCGACTCTCTCGAGAAGTCCAAGAAGAACTTCAGGCCCATGCCAACAGTGTTCCTGACAATGCCTGAACTTCTGCCCAAGGAGAAGAAACATTA G